A part of Anolis sagrei isolate rAnoSag1 chromosome 3, rAnoSag1.mat, whole genome shotgun sequence genomic DNA contains:
- the IFNAR2 gene encoding interferon alpha/beta receptor 2: MALFMGPLNFSKLVYISVIASTSYSSVEKNPSSSLQLYMKAKDFEYVLTWKTRNNTRMPTCFNVMYSSPRLETTSNSPKKDEGQDASSSKSRFQQKEDPDHPVLQPEELPVCPSMPERSDLLKEYRIVIGCSNITSPFCNLTKEFTDPEIMYSILVQQVTENEVTQSMKHFTPYLDTCLGQPQFNVSSCPNCVNVSVKLSSPLLPKVYGDIRYTIKMSTPGFPDKRDDNTSKQESFSVVMGNLLPNRNYCIAVDVSTNLNKQCKPSSSKCIITESKNKSDNIISSVFSAIFLSLLTIGILLVLYKAGLICLRTDWPNFLNIIPKCGYSVFDSVPEEVHSVKVTEKTKKKVWHCEDDGDDDYNDDSGSDVENNHLYTVRKHLKNSSTVDIVEQLSIDSSSSQIDTSQSGIAEAVILQNEINQDRSTTTEQLLYDSSKGDVTNEPELSSCLNEPELSSCLNVNLNSVKLGITIDTQDVPASRDPDHEDSADVKEPCITSDSESTHFTDIPNVQTPNVHSLFSTWQNPGGSEESESSGSETDYVGDYIQRGQQ, translated from the exons AAAAAAATCCATCATCATCACTCCAACTGTATATGAAAGCAAAGGATTTTGAATATGTGTTAACGTGGAAAACTAGAAATAATACAAGGATGCCGACATGCTTCAACGTGATGTATTCTTCACCAAG GCTGGAAACAACGTCAAATTCACCGAAAAAAGACGAGGGACAAGATGCATCTTCCAGCAAGTCCAG GTTTCAGCAAAAGGAGGATCCAGATCATCCAGTCCTGCAGCCAGAGGAGCTTCCCGTCTGTCCATCTATGCCAGAAAGAAGTGATTTGCTAAAAGAGTACAG AATTGTCATAGGATGTTCCAATATCACAAGCCCATTCTGCAACCTAACAAAAGAATTTACAGACCCGGAGATTATGTACTCTATTTTAGTGCAGCAAGTCACAGAAAATGAAGTAACTCAATCAATGAAACATTTCACTCCCTACCTGGACA CATGCTTGGGCCAGCCTCAGTTTAATGTTTCATCTTGTCCAAACTGTGTAAATGTGTCAGTGAAACTTTCATCACCCTTACTACCAAAAGTATACGGAGATATTCGCTATACAATCAAGATGTCGACACCCGGTTTCCCAGACAAG AGAGATGACAATACAAGCAAGCAAGAGAGTTTCAGTGTTGTTATGGGAAATTTGCTTCCAAACAGAAATTATTGCATTGCTGTGGATGTGTCTACAAATTTAAATAAACAGTGCAAGCCGTCTTCCTCAAAATGTATTATCACCGAGTCTAAGAATAAATCAG aTAATATAATAAGTTCAGTCTTCTCTGCGATATTTCTGTCTTTGTTGACGATAGGCATTCTGCTGGTGCTCTATAAAGCCGGTCTTATCTGCTTAAGGACAGATTGGCCAAATTTCTTG aATATCATCCCTAAATGTGGTTATTCAGTCTTCGATTCAGTCCCTGAAGAAGTGCATAGTGTCAAGGTCACTGAAAAAACTAAGAAAAAGGTATGGCACTGtgaggatgatggtgatgatgattataatgacGACAGTGGAAGTGATGTTGAAAACAATCATTTATATACGGTTcgcaagcatttaaaaaacagttcTACTGTAGACATCGTTGAGCAGCTGTCGATAGACAGTTCGTCTTCTCAAATTGATACAAGCCAGTCTGGAATTGCTGAAGCAGTCATCCTTCAGAATGAGATTAACCAAGACAGAAGTACAACAACAGAACAACTTCTTTATGATTCTTCTAAAGGGGATGTTACAAATGAACCAGAGCTTAGCAGCTGCTTAAATGAACCAGAGCTTAGCAGCTGCTTAAATGTGAACTTAAATAGTGTAAAGCTAGGAATAACTATCGACACTCAGGATGTTCCTGCATCACGAGACCCTGATCATGAGGATTCAGCGGATGTGAAAGAGCCATGCATTACCAGTGACTCTGAATCAACCCATTTCACTGACATTCCAAATGTACAGACTCCCAATGTCCACAGCCTCTTCTCTACATGGCAAAATCCTGGTGGGTCTGAAGAAAGTGAGTCATCTGGTTCAGAAACAGACTATGTTGGTGACTATATCCAAAGAGGACAGCAATGA